In Streptomyces sp. NBC_01439, the following are encoded in one genomic region:
- a CDS encoding MFS transporter: MTTPVPGPVRPPAAVRPDGARRALVAGSVGNFIEWYEFGIYGYFASVIAAQFFTPEGGSEVEGLVKAYASFALAFFFRPVGAAVFGRFGDRVGRRPALVVVVCLMTGATAMIGLLPTYASIGAAAPWLLTLLRILQGLSAGGEFGGAVSVMTECAPPGRRGRYGAWQSFTVALGLLAGAAVAVVLASALTASQLHGWGWRVPFLLTVPLGLVALRLRLRLPPDEPRTVGPPPDEPHALGPEHRPERRPEHRTGPRSRPRPVPRPGETVRAVVLGIGRMMGWSAAGYTFLVVMPSYLQSTLGTTFQQALLGTVLANLGFAASVLPAGRLSDRIGRRTVMVAGALLVAVFALPLLHLVQDPAGSAHTKGAALFAAGAGVGLMAGPGPAMLAEMFPARVRCTGLGLAYALSNAVFSGCAGLIITEVIERTGNVDVPGYYAAATCAVSVAALLTLRGDDHHWALR, from the coding sequence ATGACCACACCCGTCCCCGGTCCGGTGCGGCCCCCTGCGGCGGTCCGGCCGGACGGCGCGCGCCGGGCGCTGGTGGCGGGATCCGTCGGCAACTTCATCGAGTGGTACGAGTTCGGGATCTACGGCTACTTCGCCAGCGTCATCGCGGCGCAGTTCTTCACTCCCGAGGGCGGCAGCGAGGTGGAGGGGCTCGTCAAGGCGTACGCGTCGTTCGCCCTGGCGTTCTTCTTCCGGCCGGTCGGGGCAGCAGTGTTCGGGCGGTTCGGCGACCGGGTGGGCCGGCGGCCCGCGCTCGTCGTGGTCGTCTGTCTGATGACCGGAGCCACGGCAATGATCGGTCTGTTGCCGACGTACGCCTCGATCGGCGCGGCCGCGCCATGGCTCCTGACGCTGCTGCGGATCCTGCAAGGGCTCTCGGCCGGCGGGGAGTTCGGCGGGGCGGTCTCGGTCATGACGGAATGCGCACCACCGGGCCGCCGGGGCCGGTACGGGGCCTGGCAGTCGTTCACGGTCGCGCTCGGCCTGCTCGCGGGCGCCGCCGTGGCGGTGGTCCTGGCGAGCGCACTGACCGCGTCGCAGCTGCACGGGTGGGGCTGGCGGGTGCCGTTCCTGCTGACCGTGCCGCTGGGGCTCGTCGCACTGCGGCTGCGGTTGCGGCTGCCCCCGGACGAGCCCCGCACCGTGGGACCGCCCCCGGACGAGCCCCACGCCCTCGGACCCGAACACCGACCCGAACGCCGACCCGAACACCGGACCGGGCCCCGCTCCCGGCCGCGCCCCGTGCCGCGCCCAGGGGAGACGGTCCGGGCCGTGGTCCTGGGCATCGGGCGGATGATGGGCTGGTCGGCCGCCGGATACACCTTCCTGGTGGTCATGCCCTCCTACTTGCAGAGCACACTCGGTACCACCTTCCAGCAGGCACTGCTCGGCACCGTCCTGGCCAACCTGGGGTTCGCCGCGTCGGTCCTGCCCGCCGGCCGGCTGAGCGACCGGATCGGGCGGCGGACGGTGATGGTGGCGGGTGCCCTGCTGGTGGCCGTGTTCGCCCTCCCGCTGCTGCACCTGGTGCAGGACCCCGCCGGGTCGGCGCACACGAAGGGAGCGGCGCTGTTCGCCGCGGGCGCCGGCGTCGGCCTGATGGCGGGTCCGGGGCCCGCGATGCTGGCCGAGATGTTCCCGGCCAGGGTGCGCTGCACCGGGCTCGGACTGGCGTACGCGCTGTCCAACGCTGTGTTCTCGGGCTGTGCGGGACTGATCATCACCGAGGTGATCGAGCGGACCGGGAACGTCGACGTCCCCGGCTACTACGCCGCGGCGACCTGCGCGGTCAGCGTCGCCGCGCTGCTGACGCTGCGCGGCGACGACCACCATTGGGCGCTGCGATGA
- a CDS encoding anhydro-N-acetylmuramic acid kinase: MRVVGLMSGTSYDAIDAAAADLSLHDDTLVFTPLGMISTAYDDALRADLAGALPPAGADLATVCRLDTRIGRAFAAAAVRADEELCGGRADLVASHGQTVFHWAEDGRVHGTLQIGEAAWIAEATGRPVVSGFRTRDVAAGGQGAPLVSIVDVMWLRGRPGVPVALNLGGIGNVTVVPGVADGSGGEPLAFDTGPANALIDAAVRALAGRDASGGAYTMDAGGALAARGAVHPPLLRRLLDDPYYARPAPKTTGKEHFHLPYLRTALDSCAPLPVEDVVATLTRLTARTVADAIRPFGATEVIASGGGTRNPVLMDWLREELGGIGGAGRVGGAGGVGRCVVRSSDELGLPAGAKEAYAFAVLGWLTVHGLPGTVPACTGARHASVLGSITPGATGLRLPRPPATAPVRLTVGGGTDGGGSRLSISNLHCS, from the coding sequence CTGCGCGTGGTCGGGCTGATGTCCGGCACGTCGTACGACGCGATCGACGCGGCCGCCGCCGACCTCTCCCTCCACGACGACACACTGGTGTTCACGCCCCTGGGGATGATCAGCACGGCCTACGACGACGCCCTGCGGGCGGACCTGGCCGGGGCCCTGCCGCCCGCCGGGGCGGACCTGGCCACGGTGTGCCGGCTCGACACCCGCATCGGACGGGCCTTCGCGGCGGCGGCGGTGCGGGCGGACGAGGAACTGTGCGGCGGACGGGCCGACCTGGTGGCGTCGCACGGGCAGACGGTTTTCCACTGGGCCGAGGACGGCAGGGTGCACGGCACGCTCCAGATCGGCGAGGCGGCCTGGATCGCCGAGGCGACCGGCCGGCCCGTCGTCTCCGGCTTCCGCACCCGTGATGTGGCGGCCGGGGGACAGGGGGCGCCGCTGGTCAGCATCGTCGACGTGATGTGGCTGCGGGGACGCCCCGGGGTGCCGGTCGCACTCAACCTGGGCGGGATCGGGAACGTCACGGTCGTACCGGGCGTGGCGGACGGGAGCGGAGGAGAACCGCTGGCCTTCGACACCGGACCCGCCAACGCGCTGATCGACGCGGCAGTGCGGGCCCTGGCCGGGCGGGACGCCTCGGGCGGGGCGTACACGATGGACGCGGGCGGGGCGCTCGCGGCGCGGGGCGCGGTCCACCCGCCGCTGCTGCGCAGGTTGCTGGACGACCCGTACTACGCCCGTCCCGCGCCGAAGACGACGGGCAAGGAACACTTCCACCTGCCGTATCTGCGCACGGCGCTGGACTCGTGCGCGCCGCTGCCCGTCGAGGACGTCGTCGCCACGCTGACCCGGCTCACGGCCCGGACCGTCGCCGACGCGATCCGGCCCTTCGGCGCCACCGAGGTGATCGCGTCGGGCGGGGGAACGCGCAACCCGGTGCTGATGGACTGGCTGCGGGAAGAGCTGGGTGGGATCGGCGGGGCCGGCAGGGTCGGTGGGGCAGGCGGGGTCGGTCGGTGCGTGGTGCGGTCCTCGGACGAACTCGGCCTGCCCGCGGGGGCGAAGGAGGCGTACGCCTTCGCCGTTCTGGGCTGGCTCACCGTGCACGGTCTGCCGGGCACCGTCCCCGCGTGCACGGGCGCCCGGCACGCGAGCGTCCTCGGCTCGATCACGCCCGGCGCCACGGGCCTGCGACTGCCGCGACCACCGGCGACGGCGCCGGTCCGGCTGACCGTCGGCGGAGGTACCGACGGCGGTGGGTCTCGCCTTTCTATTTCCAATCTGCATTGTTCCTAG
- a CDS encoding helix-turn-helix transcriptional regulator: MNDIDAIAMLQDPVRRRLYEYVAAQGREVGRNEAAEAAGVARTLAAHHLDRLTEAGLLESGSRRLTGRSGPGAGRPAKVYTRARAERSVSLPARDYLTAAELLAEAAEQAGLDAVLRAAAGRRGEALRGSAAPCAGLEEVVAMLADRGYEPYLEGGEGAEGARDDAGAGAMTGAAARVVRMRNCPFHAVAEHFPPLVCGMNLALLEGLFGTDGPVRPRMDARPGECCVVIESSKNNDH; this comes from the coding sequence GTGAACGATATCGATGCGATCGCGATGTTGCAGGATCCGGTGCGGCGCCGCCTGTACGAGTACGTGGCGGCACAGGGTCGGGAGGTCGGTCGCAACGAGGCCGCCGAGGCGGCCGGGGTGGCGCGCACGCTCGCTGCGCACCACCTGGACAGGCTGACCGAGGCTGGACTGTTGGAGAGCGGCAGCCGCCGCCTGACGGGCCGCTCGGGTCCGGGGGCCGGCCGGCCGGCCAAGGTGTACACGCGGGCGCGGGCCGAGCGGTCGGTGTCCTTGCCCGCCCGCGACTACCTCACCGCCGCCGAGTTGCTCGCCGAGGCCGCCGAGCAGGCGGGGCTGGACGCGGTGCTGCGCGCGGCCGCGGGCCGCAGGGGCGAGGCCCTGCGGGGTTCGGCGGCGCCCTGTGCCGGACTGGAAGAGGTCGTGGCGATGCTGGCCGACCGCGGCTACGAACCGTACCTGGAAGGCGGCGAGGGCGCGGAGGGTGCCCGGGACGACGCAGGCGCGGGGGCGATGACCGGGGCGGCCGCGCGCGTCGTCCGCATGCGCAACTGCCCCTTCCACGCCGTCGCCGAACACTTCCCGCCGCTCGTCTGCGGCATGAACCTCGCGTTGCTGGAAGGACTGTTCGGTACGGATGGTCCCGTGCGCCCCCGCATGGACGCCCGGCCCGGGGAATGCTGCGTGGTGATCGAGAGTTCTAAAAACAATGATCATTGA
- a CDS encoding DUF3291 domain-containing protein, giving the protein MTAPAHASHLAQLNVATLLHPFDDPRMAPFVEMLDPVNAAADGAPGFVWRLVEEGAADATGLRPAGEDVVVNLSVWQTQEALWDFSYRSGHLEVMRRRREWFERHVQAHLVLWWVPAGHRPTVAEALERLADLRVHGPSPSAFTFASAYTAAQAAQHLRAVPPA; this is encoded by the coding sequence ATGACCGCACCCGCGCATGCCAGCCACCTCGCCCAACTCAACGTCGCGACGCTCCTCCACCCCTTCGACGACCCGCGCATGGCGCCGTTCGTCGAGATGCTCGACCCGGTCAACGCCGCCGCCGACGGCGCGCCCGGCTTCGTGTGGCGCCTCGTCGAGGAGGGTGCGGCCGACGCCACGGGCCTGCGCCCGGCGGGGGAGGACGTCGTCGTCAACCTGTCGGTGTGGCAGACCCAGGAGGCCCTGTGGGACTTCTCCTACCGCAGCGGGCACCTGGAAGTGATGCGCCGGCGCCGCGAATGGTTCGAGCGGCACGTCCAGGCGCACCTGGTGCTCTGGTGGGTCCCCGCCGGGCACCGGCCGACCGTCGCCGAGGCCCTGGAGCGGCTGGCCGACCTGCGGGTGCACGGGCCTTCCCCGAGCGCGTTCACGTTCGCCTCCGCCTACACCGCCGCCCAGGCCGCCCAGCACCTCCGGGCCGTGCCACCGGCGTAG
- a CDS encoding serine hydrolase domain-containing protein, giving the protein MPTRVRDRDRDRDRARARRSRLRTGLSAAVLTATAVGGLLQPAQAAGDPQPGDGRQRHDKGLQRQLDRLVAQEDGPPGAIAMLTRGDRTEVYTAGVGDIQTGRPPHPDDHMRIASIAKAFSGAVALRLVDQGLLSLDDTIGERLPDQPAAWHAVTLRQLLQHTSGLPDYSADPGFLEILTADPRHVFDPRTLLDFVADEPLRFVPGSLYEYSNSDNIAVALMAEAVTHRSYEDLLRELVYRPLGLRRTSLPLGYRLPRPYLHGYDVQPPAEPEDISEAVGASGVWASGGIVSTPRELGTFIRAYGGPALLSPQTRKEQLTFRPGDSSEPAGPGTNAAGLAIFQYTTRCGVLYGHTGNFPGYTQLAATTPDGTRSLTFSINTQTSKGNKPALLARLRTVQENFVCALLKGH; this is encoded by the coding sequence ATGCCGACCCGTGTCCGCGACCGCGACCGCGACCGCGACCGTGCCCGCGCCCGCCGGAGCCGTCTCCGCACCGGGCTGTCCGCCGCCGTCCTGACCGCCACCGCGGTCGGAGGGCTGCTGCAGCCCGCACAGGCGGCCGGCGACCCGCAACCGGGCGACGGCCGCCAACGCCACGACAAGGGCCTCCAGCGGCAGCTCGACCGGCTGGTCGCCCAGGAGGACGGCCCACCCGGGGCGATCGCCATGCTCACCCGGGGCGACCGTACGGAGGTGTACACGGCGGGGGTCGGCGACATCCAGACCGGCCGCCCACCGCACCCCGACGACCACATGCGCATCGCCAGCATCGCCAAGGCGTTCAGCGGGGCCGTTGCCCTCCGGCTCGTCGACCAGGGCCTGCTCTCCCTCGACGACACCATCGGCGAGCGCCTCCCCGACCAGCCCGCGGCCTGGCACGCGGTGACACTGCGCCAGCTCCTCCAGCACACGAGCGGCCTGCCGGACTACTCGGCCGACCCCGGATTCCTGGAGATCCTCACCGCCGACCCGCGCCACGTGTTCGACCCGCGCACCCTCCTCGACTTCGTGGCCGACGAGCCGCTGCGCTTCGTCCCCGGCTCCCTGTACGAGTACTCCAACTCGGACAACATCGCCGTCGCGCTGATGGCCGAGGCCGTCACCCACCGCAGCTACGAAGACCTCCTCAGGGAGCTCGTGTACCGACCGCTGGGGCTGCGCCGCACCAGCCTGCCCCTGGGCTACCGGCTCCCGCGTCCCTACCTGCACGGCTACGACGTCCAGCCGCCGGCCGAACCGGAGGACATCAGCGAGGCCGTGGGCGCCTCCGGTGTCTGGGCCTCCGGCGGGATCGTCTCCACCCCCAGGGAACTGGGCACCTTCATCCGCGCCTACGGCGGTCCCGCCCTGCTGTCGCCGCAGACCCGCAAGGAGCAGCTGACCTTCCGGCCCGGCGACTCCTCGGAACCGGCCGGCCCCGGCACCAACGCCGCCGGGCTGGCGATCTTCCAGTACACCACCCGCTGCGGAGTGCTCTACGGCCACACCGGGAACTTCCCCGGGTACACCCAACTCGCCGCCACCACGCCCGACGGCACCCGATCGCTGACCTTCTCGATCAACACCCAGACCAGCAAGGGGAACAAGCCCGCGCTGCTGGCCCGACTGCGCACCGTGCAGGAGAACTTCGTCTGCGCCCTGCTCAAGGGGCACTGA
- a CDS encoding MsnO8 family LLM class oxidoreductase has protein sequence MLDIPLSALEVAMVQTGTRAADTLRDTTAFAQGLEDLGYHRIWYAEHHHSPAIGAFPPVVLTAHAAASTSAIRLGSGGVLAPNHAPITLAEQFGTLAALHEDRIDLGIGRGPGTFDDATARALRRGADPATDAEYRTDVAAILSFLVDEVALGPLPEPWLLVSSTAGAALAAELGLPVAVAHHIRPDNTLAVLEHYRSAFSPSRWCERPRVLLCVETVCAETEEEAVRRAGPMNVVKAGLLKGESQTPFPTPVQAAAHAFTEPERQALAGFRAQQAVGTPETVVQRLARLVAETGADELMLATPVYDLADRIASYALVRKYWGAATAP, from the coding sequence ATGCTCGACATACCCCTTTCAGCGCTGGAAGTCGCGATGGTGCAAACCGGCACCCGAGCCGCGGACACCCTGCGGGACACCACGGCCTTCGCCCAAGGACTGGAGGACCTCGGCTACCACCGCATCTGGTACGCGGAGCACCACCACTCTCCCGCGATCGGCGCGTTCCCGCCGGTCGTCCTGACGGCGCACGCGGCCGCGTCGACCTCGGCCATCCGTCTCGGTTCGGGCGGGGTACTGGCCCCCAACCACGCCCCCATCACGCTGGCGGAGCAGTTCGGCACGCTGGCCGCCCTGCACGAGGACCGCATCGACCTGGGCATCGGCCGCGGTCCCGGCACGTTCGACGACGCCACCGCGCGGGCACTGCGCCGCGGTGCCGACCCGGCGACGGACGCCGAGTACCGGACCGACGTGGCCGCGATCCTTTCGTTCCTGGTGGACGAGGTGGCACTGGGTCCGCTGCCGGAGCCGTGGCTACTGGTCTCCAGTACCGCGGGGGCCGCGCTCGCCGCGGAACTCGGCCTGCCGGTCGCGGTCGCGCACCACATCAGGCCGGACAACACCCTTGCGGTTCTCGAGCACTACCGGTCGGCGTTCTCCCCGTCCCGCTGGTGCGAGCGGCCCCGGGTGCTGCTGTGCGTGGAGACGGTGTGCGCGGAGACGGAGGAGGAAGCGGTCCGGCGTGCGGGGCCGATGAACGTCGTCAAGGCCGGGCTGCTGAAGGGGGAGAGCCAGACGCCCTTCCCCACCCCCGTGCAGGCGGCCGCCCACGCCTTCACGGAGCCCGAGCGGCAGGCGCTGGCGGGCTTCCGCGCCCAGCAGGCCGTCGGCACGCCCGAGACCGTCGTGCAGCGGCTCGCACGCCTGGTCGCCGAGACCGGGGCGGACGAGCTGATGCTGGCCACGCCCGTTTACGACCTCGCTGACCGCATCGCCTCGTACGCGCTCGTCAGGAAGTACTGGGGAGCCGCGACGGCGCCGTAG
- a CDS encoding polysaccharide deacetylase family protein: MRITTSSARRRRAGYVAAAALLGLLAAAGTPAYAATDGSAVRTPDAPPVGHSAPAGSAGAAQHAAQGASGVPVGISRLAQGTGRQVAITIDDGPDPRWTPQVLETLRKNHVKATFCMIGTKAQKYPELVRAVAADGHQLCDHSVDHDVTMDHKPVAYQRQQILDGKAMIEKAVPGVAVSYYRAPGGAFTPDSRAIAAASGMRPLGWSVDPQDWSRPGLKAILATVEGKLPQQPTVLFHDGGGDRSETVAALKKYLPWLTEQGYGFSFPARTAP; this comes from the coding sequence ATGCGCATCACCACCAGTTCCGCACGTCGTCGACGGGCGGGGTACGTCGCTGCGGCCGCCCTCCTCGGCCTCCTGGCGGCTGCCGGTACCCCGGCGTACGCCGCCACCGACGGGTCGGCGGTCCGCACCCCGGACGCACCCCCCGTCGGCCACTCCGCACCGGCCGGATCCGCAGGCGCCGCCCAGCACGCCGCCCAGGGAGCCTCCGGGGTCCCCGTGGGGATATCCCGGCTGGCGCAGGGCACGGGCCGCCAGGTCGCGATCACCATCGACGACGGCCCGGACCCCCGCTGGACGCCCCAGGTCCTGGAGACGCTGCGGAAGAACCACGTCAAGGCCACCTTCTGCATGATCGGTACCAAGGCGCAGAAGTACCCGGAGCTGGTGCGTGCGGTCGCCGCCGACGGCCACCAGCTGTGCGACCACTCCGTCGACCACGACGTCACGATGGACCACAAGCCCGTCGCCTACCAGCGGCAGCAGATCCTCGACGGCAAGGCGATGATCGAGAAGGCCGTTCCGGGCGTCGCCGTCAGCTACTACCGCGCGCCGGGCGGAGCCTTCACCCCCGACAGCCGCGCGATCGCCGCCGCGAGCGGGATGCGGCCGCTGGGCTGGAGCGTCGACCCCCAGGACTGGAGCAGGCCGGGCCTGAAGGCCATCCTCGCCACCGTGGAGGGCAAGCTCCCCCAGCAGCCGACGGTCCTCTTCCACGACGGCGGCGGCGACCGCAGCGAGACCGTCGCCGCGCTGAAGAAGTACCTGCCCTGGCTCACCGAGCAGGGCTACGGCTTCTCCTTCCCGGCCCGCACCGCCCCTTGA
- a CDS encoding FAD-dependent oxidoreductase, which translates to MTNRHAVVVGAGIGGLTAAVALHRRGWHVTVCERAPEPPVTGAGIGLAPNALHALDSIGVDVPRAIGGDVPATMGVRRPDGRWLTRAGTADMAARYGTAPLAVPRRALTATLAAALPPSALRYGTEVTGVDDAEGRPTVRTAAGPGLYADLVVAADGIHSPLRRAHFPAHPGLHYIGETAWRTIVDALDLRIPAMSETWGRGARFGVTPLVDGRYYLYATAVVPPGTRFADPRTELRQRFGSWHEPIPALLDRVGRLDAADVLRNDLYDLAAPLPHLHHGRIAWLGDAAHAMAPNLGQGGCQAIEDAVVLAHLLPAAERGAGGDGGDGAVAAALAAYTAARRARTDAVRLRARRVGRLGVLRNPVVVAVRDLALRVTPARLTLRGMDDLFNGFRLPA; encoded by the coding sequence ATGACGAACCGTCACGCAGTGGTGGTCGGAGCCGGAATCGGCGGCCTCACAGCCGCCGTCGCACTGCACCGCCGGGGCTGGCACGTCACCGTCTGCGAGCGCGCCCCCGAACCCCCCGTCACGGGCGCCGGCATCGGCCTCGCCCCCAACGCCCTGCACGCGCTCGACTCCATCGGCGTCGACGTCCCCCGTGCGATCGGCGGTGACGTACCCGCGACGATGGGCGTGCGCCGCCCCGACGGCCGGTGGCTCACCCGGGCCGGCACCGCGGACATGGCGGCCCGCTACGGCACGGCACCCCTCGCCGTCCCGCGCCGGGCCCTCACCGCCACCCTCGCCGCCGCCCTGCCGCCATCGGCCCTTCGTTACGGCACCGAGGTGACCGGCGTCGACGATGCCGAGGGCCGTCCGACCGTCCGTACGGCGGCGGGCCCGGGCCTTTACGCCGATCTGGTCGTCGCCGCCGACGGCATCCACAGTCCGCTGCGGCGCGCGCACTTCCCCGCGCACCCCGGACTGCACTACATCGGCGAGACGGCCTGGCGGACCATCGTGGACGCCCTGGACCTGCGGATACCGGCCATGAGCGAGACGTGGGGGCGGGGGGCGCGGTTCGGGGTGACCCCGCTCGTGGACGGCCGCTACTACCTCTACGCCACCGCGGTCGTCCCCCCGGGCACCCGCTTCGCCGACCCGCGCACCGAGCTGCGGCAGCGCTTCGGCTCGTGGCACGAGCCCATTCCGGCCCTGCTGGACCGCGTCGGGCGCCTCGACGCTGCCGATGTCCTGCGGAACGACCTCTACGATCTGGCCGCCCCGCTCCCGCACCTGCACCACGGCCGGATCGCCTGGCTGGGCGACGCGGCCCACGCCATGGCCCCCAACCTCGGCCAGGGCGGCTGCCAGGCCATCGAGGACGCGGTGGTGCTCGCCCATCTGTTGCCCGCGGCAGAGCGCGGCGCCGGCGGGGACGGCGGGGACGGCGCCGTTGCGGCCGCCCTCGCCGCGTACACCGCCGCTCGCCGCGCCCGCACCGACGCCGTGCGCCTTCGTGCCCGCCGCGTCGGGCGTCTGGGCGTACTGCGCAACCCGGTGGTGGTGGCCGTCCGTGATCTCGCGCTCCGCGTCACCCCGGCCCGGCTGACCCTGCGCGGCATGGACGACCTCTTCAACGGGTTCCGCCTCCCCGCGTAG
- a CDS encoding IS4 family transposase, with protein sequence MEQAAITRTVKVAAGVFAPGHIGELTRIVPFEMVDEVLAASGAVQRRVRLVPARVTVYLLLAGALFAELGYRQVFDRLCAGLAGLAPTRPSGSALRQARQRVGAAPLKALFDLVRGPVATTAAAMRWRGLLVVAVDGTLLPVPDAPANLAVFSKQRCNNGAGGYPQIRLVALVACGTRAVIGAAFGPAGTGELEYAGRLAGDLRAGMLLLGDRNFAATALLNRFAATGADLLVRCKSGRRLPPVAHCGDGSFLARLGALTVRVIDAEISIATSREVRTGHYRLLTTLTDPSTHPAAELIRLYHERWEIETAYAELKSTILGGRVLRARTPAGIDQEVWALLVAYQALRTAMTDATDSIPGTDPDRAGFTVALSAARDQLVLAAGIIADTVIDLVGAIGRHVLAQLLPPRRVRTKDRIVKRAISKYNARGPAIDRATYKATISINMLTTDP encoded by the coding sequence TTGGAACAGGCTGCCATAACAAGGACGGTCAAGGTAGCGGCCGGGGTGTTCGCGCCTGGCCATATCGGCGAGCTGACCCGGATCGTGCCGTTCGAGATGGTCGATGAAGTGTTGGCGGCGAGCGGGGCCGTTCAGCGGCGGGTCCGGCTGGTACCGGCGCGAGTCACGGTGTACCTACTGCTGGCCGGGGCGTTGTTCGCCGAGCTGGGCTATCGGCAGGTCTTCGACCGATTGTGCGCGGGTCTGGCGGGCCTGGCGCCCACCAGACCGAGCGGCAGCGCGTTACGACAGGCCCGTCAGCGTGTGGGCGCGGCGCCGTTGAAGGCGCTGTTCGACCTGGTGCGTGGCCCGGTGGCCACGACGGCGGCCGCCATGCGGTGGCGCGGGCTGCTGGTGGTGGCGGTCGACGGCACGCTGCTGCCGGTGCCGGACGCCCCGGCGAACCTCGCTGTGTTCTCCAAACAGCGGTGCAATAACGGGGCCGGGGGCTATCCGCAGATCCGGCTGGTGGCGCTGGTGGCCTGCGGGACCCGGGCGGTGATCGGGGCGGCGTTCGGCCCTGCCGGCACCGGCGAGCTGGAGTACGCGGGCCGACTGGCGGGCGATCTGCGTGCCGGCATGCTGCTGCTGGGCGACCGGAACTTCGCTGCCACCGCACTGCTGAACCGCTTCGCCGCCACCGGCGCCGACCTGCTGGTGCGCTGCAAGTCCGGCCGGAGACTGCCACCGGTGGCCCACTGCGGCGACGGCTCATTCCTGGCCCGGCTGGGCGCACTGACCGTGCGGGTCATCGACGCCGAGATCAGCATCGCCACTTCCCGAGAGGTCCGCACCGGCCACTACCGGCTGCTGACCACCCTCACCGACCCGTCAACGCACCCGGCCGCCGAGCTCATCCGGCTCTACCACGAACGCTGGGAAATCGAGACTGCCTACGCGGAGCTGAAATCCACGATCCTGGGCGGACGGGTCCTGCGTGCCCGCACCCCGGCCGGGATCGACCAGGAGGTCTGGGCTCTCCTGGTCGCCTACCAGGCTCTGCGGACCGCGATGACGGATGCTACCGACAGCATCCCGGGCACCGACCCGGACCGGGCCGGCTTCACCGTCGCACTGTCCGCCGCCCGTGACCAGCTCGTCCTGGCCGCGGGCATCATCGCCGACACCGTCATCGACCTGGTCGGAGCCATCGGCCGCCACGTGCTGGCCCAGCTCCTGCCCCCACGGCGGGTCCGCACCAAAGACCGCATCGTCAAACGAGCGATCTCCAAATACAACGCCCGCGGACCCGCCATCGACCGGGCCACCTACAAGGCCACCATCAGCATCAACATGCTCACCACGGACCCTTGA
- a CDS encoding F0F1 ATP synthase subunit B family protein: protein MGPLKPNLIELIVGLITFSLVFIALAKVLLPRINQTLAEREEITTGTLERAETVQREAQLVRAEYQAELSAARHEASQIRQAAHEEGLALLAAVRSEGQRAREEMVAAATVQLEADRVIAGAELHEHVLGLATELAGRIVGEPLTDVDRARAVADAFFAEVEAGTKG, encoded by the coding sequence ATGGGACCCCTGAAACCGAATCTCATTGAACTCATAGTCGGCCTCATCACCTTCTCCCTCGTCTTCATCGCTCTGGCCAAAGTCCTCCTTCCGAGGATCAACCAGACCCTGGCCGAGCGTGAAGAGATCACCACGGGCACGCTCGAGCGGGCCGAAACGGTCCAGCGGGAGGCACAGCTCGTTCGCGCCGAGTACCAGGCGGAGCTGAGCGCCGCCCGTCACGAGGCCTCGCAGATCCGCCAGGCCGCACACGAGGAGGGCCTCGCCCTCCTCGCCGCCGTTCGTTCGGAGGGGCAAAGGGCGCGCGAGGAGATGGTCGCCGCCGCCACCGTGCAGTTGGAGGCCGACCGAGTGATCGCCGGGGCGGAGCTCCACGAGCACGTCCTCGGGCTGGCCACCGAGCTGGCCGGGCGGATCGTCGGCGAACCGCTCACCGACGTCGACCGTGCCCGTGCCGTCGCCGACGCGTTCTTCGCCGAGGTGGAGGCCGGTACCAAGGGCTGA